The Chryseolinea soli genome contains a region encoding:
- a CDS encoding HTTM domain-containing protein, producing the protein MQTIARYISKSTSAAPLAVFRVAFGVMLLLSIVRFWAKGWIKTLYIDPQYFFPFYGFEFVKPLGTYTYLLFALCALSALFVALGLFYRVAIVSLFVSFTYIELMDKSTYLNHYYFVSMVCLLLIFLPAHVYFSVDAWRNKGLRATHIPQVCIDVLKAFVCIVYVYAGLAKVNSDWLLHAQPLRIWLPAHNDMPLIGPLLNYTWMAFLFSWVGCLYDLSIPFLLLKKVTRPYAYIAVVIFHVLTAVLFPIGMFPYIMIVTALIFFSAEFHEKIIDRLRKIFRSTASETFSAYQFSPAASKFTTGALAVFLLIQVALPLRYLLYPGEVFWTEEGYRFSWRVMLMEKAGFAEFTVKDEAGKRVVVNNKTFLTPLQEKMMATQPDMILHYAHVLEAHFAEQGFQSPRVYVDSYVALNGRLGKPMIDPATDLSKQIESFHHKSWVLPFNDDIKGF; encoded by the coding sequence ATGCAGACGATAGCGCGCTACATCAGCAAATCCACTTCCGCCGCACCCCTGGCGGTGTTCCGGGTTGCTTTTGGTGTGATGCTGTTGTTGAGCATCGTCCGGTTCTGGGCCAAGGGATGGATCAAAACGCTCTATATCGATCCGCAATATTTCTTCCCGTTCTACGGCTTCGAGTTTGTTAAACCGCTGGGCACGTACACGTATTTATTGTTTGCGCTTTGCGCTTTGTCAGCCTTGTTTGTGGCGCTGGGGCTTTTCTACCGGGTGGCGATCGTCAGTTTGTTTGTGAGCTTCACCTACATTGAGCTCATGGACAAGAGCACCTATCTCAACCATTATTATTTTGTGAGCATGGTGTGCCTGCTCCTGATCTTCCTGCCGGCGCATGTTTATTTTTCGGTGGATGCGTGGCGAAACAAAGGGCTGCGGGCCACCCACATTCCACAAGTGTGCATCGATGTGCTCAAGGCTTTTGTGTGCATCGTGTATGTCTATGCGGGATTGGCCAAAGTGAACAGCGATTGGCTGCTCCATGCGCAGCCCCTGCGCATTTGGTTGCCGGCCCACAATGATATGCCCTTGATCGGTCCGTTGCTGAACTACACGTGGATGGCTTTCCTTTTCAGCTGGGTCGGTTGTCTTTATGATCTCTCCATTCCTTTCTTATTGCTAAAGAAGGTAACACGTCCCTATGCGTATATTGCTGTTGTCATTTTTCACGTGCTCACGGCGGTGTTGTTTCCTATCGGCATGTTCCCGTATATCATGATCGTGACCGCGCTGATCTTCTTTTCCGCCGAATTTCATGAGAAGATCATTGACCGCCTTCGAAAAATATTCAGATCAACCGCCTCTGAAACCTTCTCGGCTTATCAGTTTTCACCCGCAGCATCCAAGTTTACAACGGGTGCACTGGCTGTCTTTTTATTGATCCAGGTGGCGCTGCCGCTGCGTTACCTGCTGTACCCGGGCGAAGTTTTTTGGACGGAGGAAGGCTATCGTTTTTCGTGGCGCGTGATGCTGATGGAGAAGGCCGGTTTTGCTGAATTTACCGTGAAAGACGAAGCTGGAAAACGCGTGGTGGTGAACAACAAAACGTTTCTCACGCCCCTGCAGGAAAAAATGATGGCCACACAGCCCGACATGATCCTGCACTATGCGCATGTGTTGGAGGCACATTTCGCGGAGCAGGGTTTTCAATCGCCGCGGGTCTATGTGGATTCCTATGTCGCCTTGAACGGCCGGCTGGGAAAACCGATGATCGACCCGGCCACGGATCTTTCGAAACAAATTGAATCGTTCCATCATAAATCGTGGGTATTACCCTTCAACGATGACATCAAAGGTTTTTAG
- a CDS encoding DUF4856 domain-containing protein, which produces MLKAFRKHTLILTAVAALAACSDDDVKPDLRADVDYSTLDETAGYASQFTDQSGASTVDFTEGNYRLKMFQALNYHSSSSVTAKTTIDANVLKSLYANSGNPFYDISTSSVSVTGATLNGSGLQLRNITASSLSATEAEAVRTKIEGDFTAIATASLSVNQTASSGVAGKLGNYLVDAKGIEQAQIIQKSLIGALQLDYISNVLLNKGLEADNYSVVSEKNYSQLEHNWDEAYGLLTLNDVYLKGSTDATRATVEFALGSYIWEYNKAAYAKIYPAFLKGRAAIVNNDRAELQTQATFIRTEMENAIARAALGYLDKWKTGSDDPARAHAMGEGLGFVYSLRFATLHGADAAFSDNLLNGLVGSANGFWDLDATKINTASDAIKVKFGL; this is translated from the coding sequence ATGCTTAAGGCTTTCAGAAAGCACACCCTTATTTTAACCGCCGTTGCCGCGCTGGCGGCGTGCAGCGACGACGATGTTAAACCAGATTTGCGAGCGGATGTTGACTATTCCACCCTGGATGAAACCGCAGGGTATGCCAGCCAATTCACAGACCAAAGCGGTGCCTCTACCGTTGACTTTACCGAAGGCAACTACCGCCTCAAAATGTTCCAGGCGCTCAACTACCACTCGAGCTCTTCAGTAACCGCGAAAACAACCATCGACGCCAACGTATTGAAAAGTTTATATGCCAATTCGGGCAATCCATTTTATGATATCAGCACGTCGTCTGTTTCGGTGACCGGTGCTACGCTGAACGGTTCGGGTTTGCAACTGCGCAACATCACGGCTTCATCGCTGTCGGCTACGGAAGCAGAAGCCGTCCGTACGAAAATTGAAGGCGACTTTACCGCCATTGCTACCGCCAGCCTTTCGGTCAATCAAACCGCTTCCAGTGGTGTTGCCGGCAAGTTGGGCAACTACCTGGTGGACGCCAAGGGAATTGAACAGGCACAGATCATCCAAAAATCTCTGATCGGCGCCTTGCAATTGGACTACATCTCTAATGTGTTGTTGAATAAAGGCCTGGAGGCCGACAACTACAGCGTTGTTTCCGAAAAGAACTATTCACAACTGGAGCACAACTGGGATGAAGCCTATGGCTTGCTCACGTTGAATGACGTTTATCTGAAGGGTTCAACGGACGCTACACGCGCAACGGTAGAGTTTGCGTTGGGTTCTTACATCTGGGAATACAACAAAGCCGCCTATGCCAAGATCTACCCGGCATTCCTGAAAGGACGCGCGGCTATCGTGAACAACGATCGTGCAGAGCTGCAGACGCAAGCCACATTTATTCGCACCGAAATGGAAAATGCTATTGCCCGCGCCGCTTTGGGTTACCTGGACAAATGGAAAACCGGCTCCGACGATCCGGCCCGCGCGCACGCTATGGGTGAAGGCCTTGGGTTTGTATACTCGCTGCGTTTTGCCACGCTTCACGGAGCCGACGCAGCGTTCTCCGACAATCTGCTCAACGGATTGGTGGGTTCGGCCAATGGCTTCTGGGACCTGGACGCTACCAAGATCAACACGGCATCGGACGCCATCAAAGTGAAGTTCGGTCTCTGA
- a CDS encoding cation:proton antiporter has translation MTHLPHFVTDLGLILAVAAITTLIFKKIKQPVVLGYIIAGFLVGPHSSLLPTVADEDGVKTWSEIGVIFLLFTLGLEFSFKKLVKVGGSASITALVEIVLMIGVGYLTGTLMGWSMMDSIFLGAILAMSSTTIIIRAFDEAGVRTKKFATLVFGILIVEDLVAILLLVLLSTLAVTQQFGGGQLLAEILKLAFFLILWFLAGIFFIPTFLKRTSKLLNDETMLIVSLALCLAMVLLAVRVGFSAALGAFVMGSILAETTQAERIEHLVKSVKDLFAAIFFVSVGMMIDLQVLVDYAVPVLVITLITIFGKLIATTLGALLSGQSLKHSVQAGMSLAQIGEFSFIIASLGVSLNVTSAFLYPIAVAASAVTTFTTPFMIKQSGNFYAFLEKRLPQRWVNSLNRYSSGSQQLSAYSDWKELIRTYTMNVVIHAVILVAIIFLSQRFLYPTLVNIVPDAFASRIITIVITLLLMTPSIWALAIRRINKEAYANLWLNRRLNRGPLIAIEITRIGIAVVFVGVLIKMFISLSVAFGIALFAMALAVVIFSQKLQAFYDRVEGRFLRNLNERELQKTPRPEITPWDAHLADFEVLPEFPQAGKQLQELQLREKYGVNIALIDRGKISILAPDRYERLYPGDRVSIIGTDDQLATIKELFEFTAPGGAEAEIHSDEIILQNFKVGSGSRLHNKIIRQSGIREEAQALVVGLERNGERILNPDSTVKLEDGDVVWIVGVKEKVKAFLS, from the coding sequence ATGACACATCTACCACACTTTGTTACCGACCTGGGGCTGATCCTCGCCGTGGCGGCCATCACCACGCTGATCTTCAAAAAAATAAAACAACCGGTTGTCCTGGGCTACATCATCGCGGGTTTTCTCGTGGGCCCGCACAGTTCGCTGTTGCCCACCGTGGCCGATGAGGATGGTGTGAAGACGTGGTCGGAGATCGGTGTGATCTTTTTGTTGTTTACCCTGGGACTGGAGTTCAGTTTTAAAAAGCTGGTGAAAGTGGGCGGCTCGGCTTCCATTACGGCGTTGGTAGAGATCGTCCTGATGATCGGCGTGGGCTATCTGACGGGCACCCTGATGGGCTGGTCTATGATGGACAGTATCTTTCTCGGCGCCATCCTGGCGATGTCGTCGACCACCATCATCATCCGGGCCTTTGATGAAGCGGGGGTGCGCACAAAAAAATTCGCGACGCTGGTCTTTGGCATCCTCATCGTGGAAGACCTGGTGGCGATCTTGCTGCTCGTGTTGCTTTCCACCTTGGCGGTGACCCAACAGTTTGGCGGAGGACAGTTGCTGGCGGAAATACTGAAGCTGGCGTTCTTTTTGATCTTGTGGTTTTTGGCCGGCATCTTTTTCATTCCCACGTTTTTAAAACGCACCAGCAAACTGCTCAACGACGAAACAATGCTCATCGTGTCGCTGGCACTTTGCCTGGCCATGGTGTTGCTGGCGGTGAGGGTTGGGTTCTCTGCAGCGTTGGGGGCCTTTGTGATGGGCTCCATCCTGGCCGAGACCACACAAGCGGAGCGGATCGAGCATCTCGTTAAATCGGTGAAAGACCTGTTTGCCGCCATCTTCTTTGTGTCCGTAGGCATGATGATCGATCTGCAGGTTTTGGTTGACTACGCCGTGCCGGTCCTGGTGATTACGCTCATCACGATCTTTGGAAAGCTCATCGCTACGACGCTCGGCGCTTTGCTGTCGGGCCAGTCGTTGAAACATTCGGTGCAGGCCGGGATGAGCCTGGCGCAGATCGGTGAGTTTTCGTTTATCATTGCTTCGTTAGGGGTTTCGCTGAACGTGACCAGCGCCTTCCTCTACCCCATTGCCGTAGCCGCCTCCGCCGTCACTACGTTTACCACGCCGTTCATGATCAAACAATCGGGCAACTTCTACGCGTTCCTGGAGAAGCGTTTGCCGCAACGGTGGGTCAACAGCCTGAACCGCTACAGCAGTGGTTCGCAGCAACTCTCCGCCTACAGCGATTGGAAAGAACTGATCCGAACCTACACCATGAATGTGGTCATTCATGCGGTGATCCTGGTAGCCATCATTTTTCTATCGCAACGCTTTCTCTACCCCACCCTCGTCAACATCGTTCCGGATGCTTTTGCCTCGCGCATCATTACCATTGTGATCACGCTGTTGCTGATGACCCCTTCGATCTGGGCGTTGGCCATACGAAGAATAAACAAGGAAGCGTACGCCAACCTATGGTTGAACCGAAGACTGAACCGGGGCCCGCTCATCGCCATCGAGATCACGCGCATCGGCATTGCTGTTGTTTTCGTTGGGGTATTGATCAAAATGTTTATTTCGTTATCGGTGGCATTTGGCATAGCACTTTTCGCCATGGCGCTGGCCGTCGTCATCTTTTCTCAAAAGCTGCAGGCCTTTTATGATCGCGTGGAAGGACGCTTTCTCCGGAACCTGAACGAGCGCGAGTTGCAAAAAACACCCCGCCCGGAGATCACACCGTGGGACGCCCACCTGGCCGACTTTGAAGTGCTGCCTGAATTTCCACAGGCCGGCAAACAATTGCAGGAACTTCAACTTCGCGAAAAATACGGCGTGAACATCGCGCTCATCGATCGCGGAAAGATCTCCATTCTCGCCCCCGATCGCTACGAACGCTTGTATCCCGGCGACCGGGTTTCGATTATCGGCACGGACGATCAACTCGCCACGATCAAAGAGCTGTTTGAATTCACCGCTCCCGGTGGCGCGGAAGCCGAGATCCATTCCGACGAGATCATCCTTCAGAATTTTAAAGTAGGCAGCGGCTCGCGTCTCCACAACAAGATCATCCGGCAATCGGGCATCCGCGAAGAAGCCCAGGCGTTGGTGGTGGGACTGGAACGCAACGGGGAACGCATCCTCAATCCCGACTCGACCGTGAAGTTGGAAGACGGTGATGTGGTTTGGATCGTTGGCGTAAAAGAAAAAGTGAAAGCGTTTCTGTCTTAG
- a CDS encoding imelysin family protein has translation MSFLNRKHIRLAGLIGLMGIAWACGSSDSGTDPVTDPLDRKPMLEHWADNIIIPSYNNFKVKLDAMTTASDAFRANPATTTLSDFRAAWVSAYTEWQKVELFEVGPGDKYTIRNFFNIYPADEAGIAEYIANPSANMAVPAAYPRQGFPALDYLINGLADADEDILVYYTTDASAAQRLAYIKRITDRMNDLLASVLGEWKGDYRETFVSKTGLDISSSTGLMVNAYALYYERFIRSGKIGIPSGALTSTGGTKHPEKVEAYYKRDISRTLAETAHQAAIDFFNGVNVLTAQEGPSFKSYLDALGAKDGSTGTALSAIINAQFSVADAKINALSADFYAQVQTNNQAMLDTYAELQKAVRMLKVDMTSAMSVTITYTDNDGD, from the coding sequence ATGTCATTTTTGAATCGTAAGCATATCCGCCTCGCCGGTTTGATCGGTCTGATGGGAATTGCCTGGGCGTGTGGCAGCAGCGACAGCGGAACGGACCCCGTGACCGACCCCCTGGATCGCAAACCGATGTTGGAGCATTGGGCGGACAATATCATCATTCCCTCCTACAACAATTTCAAAGTAAAGCTCGATGCCATGACTACCGCGTCGGATGCCTTCCGTGCCAACCCGGCCACCACCACCCTATCGGATTTCCGCGCGGCCTGGGTCAGCGCCTACACCGAGTGGCAAAAGGTGGAATTGTTCGAAGTCGGTCCCGGCGATAAATACACCATCCGGAATTTCTTCAACATCTATCCTGCCGACGAGGCGGGCATCGCCGAATACATCGCGAACCCTTCGGCCAACATGGCCGTGCCCGCAGCCTATCCACGCCAGGGATTTCCCGCACTGGACTACCTGATCAACGGACTGGCCGACGCGGACGAAGACATCCTGGTATATTATACAACCGACGCCAGTGCAGCCCAACGTCTGGCCTATATCAAACGCATCACCGACCGCATGAACGATTTGCTCGCCAGCGTGTTGGGCGAATGGAAGGGTGACTATCGCGAAACGTTTGTCAGCAAAACGGGTTTGGACATCAGCTCTTCTACCGGGTTGATGGTGAACGCTTACGCGCTTTACTATGAACGCTTCATCCGTTCGGGCAAGATCGGCATTCCCTCGGGTGCCCTCACGTCGACCGGTGGCACAAAGCATCCTGAAAAAGTAGAGGCGTATTACAAACGGGATATTTCGCGTACGTTGGCGGAGACCGCACACCAGGCGGCCATCGACTTCTTTAACGGCGTGAATGTTTTGACCGCACAGGAAGGCCCCTCCTTTAAATCTTATCTCGATGCACTGGGCGCAAAAGATGGCAGCACGGGCACCGCATTGTCGGCCATCATCAACGCACAGTTTTCGGTGGCCGACGCAAAGATCAATGCGCTGTCGGCGGACTTCTATGCGCAGGTGCAAACAAACAACCAGGCCATGCTCGATACGTATGCCGAATTGCAAAAGGCCGTGCGCATGCTGAAGGTAGACATGACCTCGGCCATGAGCGTGACCATCACCTATACCGACAACGACGGCGACTAA
- a CDS encoding TonB-dependent receptor domain-containing protein gives MTSKVFSAFVFCFFTAVAFGQNTLHGTVLSRSDSSAIANCTVHVNDGKQMVTSDPQGRFTIHDLADGTYTLHLTQSDFRYRKLETTLKGDNPSIVVYLEPYDVTLEEVVVTDQSGDLGLVRMRAVENMGIYEGKKSEVILPDQLVANLATNNARQIYSRVAGLNIYENDGAGLQLSIGGRGLDPNRTANFNVKQNGYDISADALGYPESYYTPPTEGIGRIQIVRGAASLQYGTQFGGLINFVMKRPTADKRLELVARQSAGSFGFYNAFTSASGTVNKLSYYTFFQYKRGDGWRDNSHFDSYTGYANVNYQVSDKTKIGVDATLMSYLAQQPGGLTDEMFKADPRQTNRARNWFKVNWNLFALHVDHKVDETSEVNLRVFGLSASRYSLGFRPNRVATVDDNSERDLIKGVFTNWGAEARYLKRYTPAGKHAVLLVGSRFYNGFNHSNQGLGSNGSDANFNYVNPEDYITYDYRFPNRNVALFAENIFYLHEKFSVTPGIRYEYIDTKANGYYGNITRDLAGNVIDISRTEESRDNHRQFILGGIGLSYKPTGHVDVYANLSQNYRSITFNDMRVANPSSVIDPNLTDEKGYSLDLGIRSEQTTLFNYDVSLFYLNYNNRIGEVQTYDANNRVLRERTNIGQALIQGIESYVESNLLGLADPAQKDWSGVVFVNAAFIHSEYHSSDIPGVKGKEVEFVPKVNVKTGVRLGHKKLQASFQYTHLSDQYSEATNAVDGGVSGVVGIIPAYSIMDVSLSYPWKKFRIEGSVNNLANQMYFTRRATGYPGPGILPSDGRSFYVTLQVKL, from the coding sequence ATGACATCAAAGGTTTTTAGTGCTTTCGTGTTTTGTTTTTTTACAGCAGTGGCATTTGGACAAAATACACTGCATGGCACCGTGCTTTCCCGATCCGATAGCTCCGCCATAGCGAACTGCACAGTGCACGTGAATGATGGAAAACAAATGGTGACCAGCGATCCTCAAGGCCGTTTTACGATACACGACCTGGCCGACGGAACCTATACGCTTCATCTCACGCAAAGCGACTTCCGCTATAGAAAATTAGAGACCACCCTGAAAGGCGACAACCCGTCGATCGTTGTTTACCTGGAGCCATACGACGTCACCCTGGAGGAGGTGGTGGTGACAGACCAGAGCGGAGACCTGGGACTTGTGCGGATGCGCGCGGTAGAGAATATGGGCATCTATGAAGGAAAAAAATCGGAAGTGATCTTGCCCGACCAGTTGGTGGCCAATCTCGCTACCAACAATGCCCGCCAGATCTATTCGCGCGTTGCCGGTCTGAATATTTATGAGAACGATGGTGCCGGTCTTCAGCTCAGCATCGGCGGCAGGGGACTCGACCCAAACCGGACCGCCAATTTTAATGTGAAGCAGAATGGCTACGATATCAGCGCCGATGCTTTGGGGTATCCCGAAAGCTACTACACGCCCCCCACGGAAGGCATCGGGCGCATCCAGATCGTGCGCGGCGCGGCGTCGCTTCAATATGGCACGCAATTCGGCGGGCTGATCAACTTTGTGATGAAGCGACCTACTGCCGACAAACGGCTGGAACTGGTGGCCCGCCAGAGCGCCGGTTCGTTTGGTTTCTACAACGCGTTCACCAGCGCCAGTGGCACCGTGAACAAACTTAGCTACTACACTTTTTTTCAATACAAACGTGGCGACGGGTGGCGCGACAACTCGCATTTCGACAGCTACACGGGCTATGCCAACGTAAATTACCAGGTATCGGACAAAACAAAGATCGGGGTCGATGCAACGCTGATGAGTTATCTGGCCCAGCAACCGGGCGGGCTCACCGACGAGATGTTCAAAGCCGACCCTCGGCAAACCAACCGGGCGCGAAACTGGTTTAAGGTGAACTGGAATTTGTTTGCCTTGCACGTCGACCACAAGGTCGACGAAACCAGCGAAGTGAACCTGCGCGTGTTTGGCTTGTCGGCTTCACGTTATTCACTCGGTTTCCGGCCTAATCGCGTGGCCACGGTCGACGACAACAGCGAGCGCGATCTCATCAAGGGAGTCTTTACCAACTGGGGGGCCGAAGCACGCTACCTGAAGCGCTACACGCCCGCGGGCAAACACGCCGTGTTGCTGGTGGGCAGCCGGTTTTACAATGGCTTCAATCATAGCAACCAGGGGCTGGGCAGCAACGGCAGCGACGCCAATTTTAATTATGTGAATCCGGAGGACTACATCACGTACGACTATCGCTTCCCAAACCGGAACGTGGCGCTCTTCGCGGAGAACATCTTTTATCTCCATGAAAAATTTTCGGTTACGCCCGGCATCCGGTATGAGTACATCGATACAAAAGCAAACGGTTACTACGGGAACATTACGCGCGACCTGGCGGGCAACGTGATCGACATCAGCCGCACCGAAGAATCGCGCGATAACCACCGGCAATTTATTTTGGGCGGGATTGGGTTGAGCTATAAGCCCACGGGGCATGTGGATGTGTATGCCAACCTCTCTCAAAACTACCGCTCCATCACCTTCAACGATATGCGGGTGGCCAACCCATCGTCGGTCATCGATCCCAACCTCACCGACGAGAAAGGCTATTCGCTCGACCTGGGGATTCGCAGCGAGCAGACCACCCTGTTCAATTACGACGTCAGCCTTTTCTATCTCAACTACAACAACCGCATCGGGGAAGTGCAGACCTATGACGCCAACAACCGTGTGCTCCGCGAGCGGACCAACATCGGACAGGCGTTGATACAGGGGATCGAATCGTACGTGGAAAGCAACCTGCTGGGATTGGCCGATCCTGCGCAAAAGGATTGGAGTGGTGTGGTGTTTGTGAACGCGGCTTTTATTCATTCGGAATACCACTCTAGCGACATTCCCGGTGTGAAGGGAAAAGAAGTGGAGTTCGTGCCGAAAGTAAACGTGAAGACGGGCGTGAGGCTAGGGCATAAAAAATTGCAGGCATCGTTTCAATACACGCATTTGTCGGATCAATACAGCGAAGCCACCAACGCCGTCGATGGGGGCGTGTCCGGTGTGGTGGGCATCATTCCCGCCTATTCCATTATGGATGTGAGCCTCTCCTATCCATGGAAAAAATTTCGCATCGAAGGCAGCGTGAACAACCTTGCCAATCAAATGTATTTTACCCGCCGGGCCACCGGCTATCCCGGACCGGGGATCCTGCCTTCGGATGGGCGGAGCTTTTATGTGACGCTCCAGGTAAAATTATAG
- a CDS encoding ThuA domain-containing protein — protein MIKTLSPKAFILLFVLTGCIHFSIAQPKKIKVLVVTGGHGFKHKPFYDVFNAIPSITYDSLVQPQANALIASPEVNQYDVLVFYDLADSISVAQQEAYIRLLKKGSSMIFLHHALVSYQKWPKFLQIVGGQYHTQPVVVNGDTLKANYEHDVNIPVKVEGKKHPVTRGISDFDVVDEVYSDVEILPRVKPLLSTTHPKSMHYLAWVNHYGNSDVICIQLGHGPSCYTNPNYRKLIRQAIEWSAKQSVK, from the coding sequence ATGATAAAAACACTCTCGCCAAAAGCTTTTATACTCCTCTTTGTTCTCACGGGCTGTATTCATTTTTCCATCGCACAACCGAAAAAGATCAAGGTGCTTGTCGTGACCGGAGGACATGGGTTTAAACACAAACCGTTTTACGACGTTTTTAACGCCATCCCATCCATTACCTATGATAGCCTGGTTCAGCCACAAGCCAACGCGCTCATCGCTTCGCCGGAAGTAAACCAATATGACGTACTTGTGTTTTATGACTTAGCCGACTCTATTTCTGTTGCACAGCAGGAGGCCTACATCCGCCTTCTGAAAAAAGGCTCCTCCATGATCTTCCTCCATCATGCCCTGGTGTCGTATCAGAAATGGCCCAAGTTCCTGCAGATCGTGGGCGGCCAATACCACACCCAACCCGTAGTCGTGAATGGCGACACGCTGAAAGCCAACTACGAGCACGATGTGAACATCCCGGTGAAAGTGGAAGGCAAAAAGCACCCGGTGACCCGCGGCATAAGTGACTTTGACGTAGTGGATGAAGTGTATAGCGACGTTGAAATACTGCCGCGTGTAAAACCATTGCTGAGCACCACACACCCAAAAAGTATGCACTATCTCGCCTGGGTCAATCACTACGGAAACTCGGATGTCATTTGCATCCAGTTGGGGCACGGGCCTTCCTGTTACACGAATCCGAACTACAGGAAACTGATACGACAGGCAATCGAGTGGTCCGCTAAACAATCCGTTAAATAA
- a CDS encoding aminopeptidase, whose protein sequence is MEKVLSLFIFLSTTTLFAQQVNYDSLARKIVERNVMVKAGETVYIFSDQNGVSLMEALEKACAARGATVYPKLNPDKFQGTESMNTFLEKELSPADKFVHWLNTTDVCIILTPFDKDPKWLFKDLGHTQSASVDQPSVRDALIKTHARILYINLPTRAFAEGLSLNYNVYEEMSWYAIDAHYDSALATRVNQLKSLLAKAKQIRITSPLGTNLTFSTTGRPVLSYDGQITTEEAAGRALFKKIDKLPAAMLEVSLVENSANGKVVVSQTECDYEAAHQATLIFAGGKLQTLTAQDGGECLKNKFASPQGPQDVVGSISFGFNPLLKPMDTGGGLYWPKAAAGVVTLTLGSNQFAGGNNAIDTPQISFPLTNVTVEIDGKVAFKTP, encoded by the coding sequence ATGGAAAAGGTCCTCTCTCTCTTTATTTTTTTATCGACGACAACACTCTTTGCTCAGCAGGTCAACTATGATTCCCTGGCGCGTAAAATTGTGGAGCGGAATGTGATGGTCAAAGCGGGTGAAACCGTTTACATTTTTAGCGATCAAAACGGTGTGTCACTCATGGAGGCCTTGGAGAAGGCTTGTGCCGCGCGAGGGGCCACGGTCTATCCAAAATTAAATCCCGATAAATTTCAAGGGACCGAAAGCATGAACACGTTCCTGGAGAAAGAGCTTTCTCCGGCTGACAAGTTTGTGCATTGGCTAAACACGACCGATGTCTGCATCATTCTGACTCCTTTCGATAAAGACCCGAAATGGCTTTTTAAAGATCTGGGGCATACGCAAAGTGCTTCGGTGGACCAACCGTCTGTGCGCGACGCCCTGATAAAGACCCATGCCCGCATCCTGTACATCAACCTCCCCACCCGCGCTTTTGCCGAAGGATTATCATTGAATTATAATGTCTACGAGGAAATGAGCTGGTATGCCATCGACGCGCATTACGACAGCGCCCTGGCAACGCGCGTGAACCAACTGAAAAGTTTGTTGGCCAAGGCCAAACAAATACGGATCACCTCTCCGCTCGGAACGAACCTCACCTTCTCCACCACCGGGCGTCCCGTGCTTTCTTATGACGGACAAATTACCACGGAAGAGGCGGCCGGGCGCGCCTTATTCAAAAAGATCGACAAGCTTCCCGCCGCCATGCTCGAAGTGAGCCTTGTCGAAAATTCCGCCAACGGCAAAGTCGTCGTTTCACAAACGGAATGCGACTATGAAGCTGCGCATCAGGCCACGCTTATTTTTGCCGGCGGAAAATTACAGACCCTCACCGCCCAGGACGGTGGCGAGTGTCTGAAAAATAAGTTCGCGTCGCCGCAAGGACCTCAAGATGTGGTGGGCAGCATTTCGTTCGGGTTCAATCCCCTGCTAAAACCGATGGATACCGGCGGTGGTCTCTACTGGCCAAAGGCCGCCGCAGGCGTGGTAACGCTCACCTTGGGAAGCAATCAATTTGCCGGAGGAAACAATGCGATCGACACGCCGCAAATCAGTTTTCCGCTCACCAATGTAACGGTGGAGATAGACGGGAAGGTAGCATTTAAGACGCCTTGA